From one Brachypodium distachyon strain Bd21 chromosome 4, Brachypodium_distachyon_v3.0, whole genome shotgun sequence genomic stretch:
- the LOC100828839 gene encoding DNA-directed RNA polymerases II, IV and V subunit 11 isoform X1: MNAPDRYERFVVPEGTKKVSFEKDTKIMNAASFTIEREDHTIGNILRMQLHRDPNVLFAGYKLPHPLQYKIIVRIHTASQSSPTQAYNQAINDLDSELENLKQAFEKDLVMKQGIVDGATGLMHATIRLRRRHQENRQLIEAPLRLTTS; this comes from the exons ATGAATGCTCCTGACCGCTATGAGCGTTTTGTTGTGCCTGAGGGCACAAAGAA GGTGTCATTTGAGAAGGATACGAAGATTATGAATGCTGCATCATTCACAATTGAACGTGAGGACCACACGATTGGCAACATCCTCCGCAT GCAGCTGCACAGGGACCCAAATGTTCTCTTTGCTGGCTATAAGCTCCCTCACCCCCTTCAGTACAAGATCATAGTTAGG ATCCATACTGCAAGTCAGTCCTCTCCGACCCAGGCATATAACCAGGCAATCAATGATCTAGACAGTGAGCTTGAGAACCTGAAGCAGGCTTTTGAG AAGGATCTGGTGATGAAGCAGGGGATCGTGGATGGCGCAACTGGACTTATGCATGCTACGATCAGGCTTCGTCGACGTCACCAGGAGAATCGGCAGCTGATTGAGGCACCTCTTCGTCTGACTACATCGTAA
- the LOC100828839 gene encoding DNA-directed RNA polymerases II, IV and V subunit 11 isoform X2 produces the protein MNAPDRYERFVVPEGTKKVSFEKDTKIMNAASFTIEREDHTIGNILRMQLHRDPNVLFAGYKLPHPLQYKIIVRIHTASQSSPTQAYNQAINDLDSELENLKQAFEDEKNRFEERKQPY, from the exons ATGAATGCTCCTGACCGCTATGAGCGTTTTGTTGTGCCTGAGGGCACAAAGAA GGTGTCATTTGAGAAGGATACGAAGATTATGAATGCTGCATCATTCACAATTGAACGTGAGGACCACACGATTGGCAACATCCTCCGCAT GCAGCTGCACAGGGACCCAAATGTTCTCTTTGCTGGCTATAAGCTCCCTCACCCCCTTCAGTACAAGATCATAGTTAGG ATCCATACTGCAAGTCAGTCCTCTCCGACCCAGGCATATAACCAGGCAATCAATGATCTAGACAGTGAGCTTGAGAACCTGAAGCAGGCTTTTGAG GACGAAAAGAATCGGTTCGAGGAGAGGAAGCAGCCCTACTAG
- the LOC112268692 gene encoding uncharacterized protein LOC112268692 yields the protein MRARGGGLDWGRLGGLTDREQRLKKDYNTVKSILNKSGFGWDPLQKVLESIDEKWDELSKEQRKWRYKAFPHYDDLHGIYDGKTAEGKRCKRTTDMFEEKDSSPAFVPEETYTESVLRAARLNSLPPTIPAPGFDGHQYDWDRGLYGDDVEFPSVSHSQGVENSSSQFEAKENYIVPDQPPKRYNAAKGSDERRPKKSKESAIDNLVAFRKEELQTYVEVKSKQIQSYRDVKMAQLQQSDPDNDPYYITKCIAKVKTVDKLSPRDHLKIIEYLIEQRIERQVFMTVDDEVFMEILKKVLGRDEI from the exons ATGCGGGCTAGGGGCGGCGGACTGGACTGGGGACGGCTCGGGGGCCTCACAG ATAGGGAGCAACGGTTAAAGAAAGATTACAATACTGTCAAGTCTATTTTGAACAAGAGTGGCTTTGGATGGGATCCTTTGCAAAAAGTGCTAGAATCCATTGATGAAAAATGGGATGAGTTGAGTAAAGAACAAAGGAAGTGGAGGTACAAAGCATTCCCTCACTATGATGATTTGCATGGAATTTATGACG GTAAAACAGCAGAGGGGAAGCGTTGTAAAAGGACAACTGATATGTTCGAAGAGAAGGACAGCTCACCTGCTTTTGTACCAGAAGAAACCTACACAGAATCAGTTCTTCGGGCCGCTAGACTTAATTCGCTGCCTCCAACAATACCTGCTCCAGGCTTCGATGGTCACCAGTATGATTGGGACAGAGGCTTATATGGTGATGATGTGGAGTTTCCTTCTGTTTCTCATTCTCAAGGTGTGGAAAATTCTAGTAGTCAGTTTGAAGCTAAAGAGAACTACATAGTTCCTGACCAACCACCAAAGAGGTATAATGCTGCAAAAGGCAGTGACGAACGCAGGCCTAAGAAAAGCAAGGAATCAGCGATTGACAATCTGGTGGCTTTTAGAAAGGAAGAACTCCAGACATATGTGGAAGTAAAGTCGAAACAAATTCAGAGCTACAGAGATGTCAAGATGGCACAGTTGCAACAAAGTGATCCTGACAATGATCCTTACTACATTACCAAATGCATCGCTAAAGTGAAGACTGTAGATAAACTTTCACCACGTGATCATCTAAAGATCATAGAGTACCTAATAGAGCAAAGAATAGAACGTCAAGTCTTTATGACAGTGGATGATGAAGTGTTTATGGAGATACTGAAGAAAGTGCTTGGTCGCGATGAGAtctga